The following is a genomic window from Gemmatimonadaceae bacterium.
GCGCAACGCGCTCAACCCGGTCATCACACTCTCGGCTGTTCGATTTGGACGCCTGCTTGGCGGGGCGGCAATCGTCGAGACCATCTTCGCGCGGCCCGGGGTCGGGAAAACCGTCGTCGATGCAATCCACGACCGCGACTATCCCGTCATCCAGGGGTTCATTCTCTTTGCCGGAACGGTATTTCTGCTTGCCAATCTGCTGGTTGACGTCATGTACCCGTTACTCGATCCGCGCGTAAGGCTGAGCGGTGCAGAGAGAAGATATCGTGCATCGCTCTGACCGCCTTGCCACGATTGGCCTTGCACTTGTGGCTGTCTTCGCATTGGGCGCAGTGGCCGCACCGATTATCGCTACTCACGACCCGACTGCGATCGACGCGGCGCGCCAGCTGGAAGAACCGGGCTGGGCGCACCTGCTGGGAACGGACAACCTCGGCCGTGATATCTACAGCCGACTTGTTTACGGGTCTCGCTGGTCGCTTGGCACCGTAGCCATTTCCACCGCCCTGATAATGTCGATTGGAGTGGCCGTCGGAACAGCGGCAGGTTATTTCGGCGGTTTGATCGACGAAATTCTCATGCGGGTCGTAGACGTTCTGCTCGCGTTCCCAAGCCTGCTGCTCGCCCTCGCCATCGCGGGCATGATCGGGCCGGGAATCACCAGCGTGATAGCTGCGCTCGTGAGTGTCTGGTGGGCGAGCTATGCCAGGATTGTTCGTGGACTGGTACTGGCTTTGCGCGAGCGGGAGTTCATTACCGCGGCGCGCGGCCTCGGCGCCCGTGATTCGCACATCGTCGTGCGCCATGTGCTTCCGAACATCCTCGCGCCCGTCGCGGTACTTGCGACAGTCGAAATGGGCGAGCTGATACTGGCGGTAGCCGCACTCGGTTTCCTTGGGCTGGGCGCGCAGCCGCCTGTTCCCGAGTGGGGGACGATGGTGAATGATGCGCGACCGTTTCTTCTGTCTACGCCCCGGTTGATGATCTACCCCGGACTGGCGATTGCTCTTGCAGTGATTGGCTTCAACCTCCTTGGTGATGGCCTCAGGGACCGGCTTGATCCGCGAACGCGGCGGGGGTTTCCAGTGCAATGAAGAGGCAAATTTGCGGACTGGCGAAGCCGGCATTGCTGGCGCTCTTGGCCGTCCAATCCGGTTGCAGCGCGAACGACCTGCCCCCCGGGCAAACCGATGGACTTTCTGCCATAACCATCGGAGCGGGCGCGGACAACGGGCCGTCCGGTGCCTTCCAGGCGCGCCTTGGTGTCTATCCGCTCAACGCGAACGTTGCTGAGCCGCTCACGCATGTGGGATCCGACTTTCAACTGGAGCCGCTGCTGGCGAAACGCTGGGAGTATCGCGGCCGGAATACTTGGCGATTCCACCTGCAGCAGAACGTGACTTTCCACGACGGTCAGCACCTCTCTGGACGCGCTGTGGCAGAATCAATGACTCACGTGGCGCGCGAGAGAATGGGGAACAGCGGGCTGGGTGAGCATTCCGTCCGCGTCATCGATGATTCGACGGTGGACATCACGCCGACAATGACCAACCTGAATCTTCCGTTCAAGCTTGCCCATCCGAATT
Proteins encoded in this region:
- the nikC gene encoding nickel transporter permease — translated: MQREDIVHRSDRLATIGLALVAVFALGAVAAPIIATHDPTAIDAARQLEEPGWAHLLGTDNLGRDIYSRLVYGSRWSLGTVAISTALIMSIGVAVGTAAGYFGGLIDEILMRVVDVLLAFPSLLLALAIAGMIGPGITSVIAALVSVWWASYARIVRGLVLALREREFITAARGLGARDSHIVVRHVLPNILAPVAVLATVEMGELILAVAALGFLGLGAQPPVPEWGTMVNDARPFLLSTPRLMIYPGLAIALAVIGFNLLGDGLRDRLDPRTRRGFPVQ